The window GTATAGAGAAAGAAAAATAAAATAAAAAGGAGAGAGGGGTATGTGTTCTATGGCTCAATAGGGTGATTTTATCCGTTCATTTTTAAGTTGCGACGATTTAGTTTAGTGACATAAGTTTTAACGGTGTTAAAATGAAGAAAATGATTGGTAAAAATAAATGCATGTTTATAGGTGACAGCGGTCCCACCAGTTGTGATATTGTCTAACCTCCACCCAAATGATTACACGTGTCAAATACCCGGTGATTAGTTTCCCCTGCAAAAAAATCGGGTCTGATTCCCCCGACCCGAATCACGACTCCAGGTCAAAGGGAGTGGGTAAAAACCGGGTCCCACTTGTCTCAGCTCAGAGCATGTTACATGTTACACGTATGTGGTCACCCTCACAAGGACCACCCAACCACCGTGTGTTCCCTCGCACCAGAACCCCTACCCCACCAAAAGCTCTCCATGTGCTGACGGTGGTGGGTCCCAAACGGCGTGGCGTCTTGGGCCCGGATGTCCGAGGTTCGTGACCCGATTGAGACACTTCGGGGCGCAAAGACGACTCTGCCCCTTCGTGATTAGCCGGTAAAATTAAAAATTGGGTCACCGCAGGCGTAACCATGGTTTCATGCGCCGGGCATGACAGCCGGCCACGTGCACCTGGCGACGTTCACGTGCGTCCATGTGGCGCCCGCGAAAGAAGTTAATGAAAACTAATTTGGGTAGCGCGGTTACTTAAGCCTCCCATGTGATTACTATTAATATTGAATTTAAAAAAATAGATGAGGTTGTTAAATTGTTATTATGTGTGTTTATTAACGTTAAATAATATTGGTGAAAAATGGTAATTGAGTCCTGCATGTGCTCCCTGAATCTTGGTGTTCTGACCAATGAGATGTGTAAGAAAACATAGGGAGGAGGGTTGACGGGATTGGCCAATCATTTGCCGCCATGTCAGCCGGCTTTGATCGCGACAGGTCATTTCAGAACCAAATGGGGATATTCTTTTCATTGTTTGCTTATTTCTCTTGTTTGGGAGACTTGGATTATTATTTTTTTGGTTACAAGACTTGTATTATTGGAGAAGGGATATACTAGATTTTTCAAGGTGATTCAAATTGATGTATGAAAAGAGAACAATGGATAAGCATCCTATATCTAAAGTATAAAAAGACATCGGTTTAGACTAGAGGATGGAGTTAAGTTTAAGTAGAGAATATAATCAATATAGATTTGTGATGGCTGTTTTCTCTAGTGGTTTGATTCACACAACTTTTCAATTGATCAAAATCACGAGATAGTCTTGCTTTTAGGGAGTTCATAGAAAGCCTCGAAATTGATTATGTTTTTAGCGAGTTGTGACATGTTAGTTAACTAACCTAACTAACGCTGTAGATGTCATATATTTAAATCTCAATACTATTTATGATTTTCATATATTTTAAAAACAAAATATTTAAAAACAAGATAATACAAATTATATACATTCAGAGGTAGAATGATCAGATAAAATAAGGCATGTCATACCAAGTTGATGTCTTAACTCACAAATTGTGGTAAGACGAGTGAAAACTATATGTTATCCAACAATTTGGTAAGAAGAGTGAAAAGTATCACCATGTTATAGCATATCACTAACTTCAAGGCAAGAATCTAGCTCCCACACCATCATACTAGTAACTAATTTTCATGATATTTCTTACCGTTTCAATACACTTGTGACACCGTATGTATAAATATCTTGTTACGACGTATCTAGACAGTATTATAATTAATTTTACCTTCAAATCGTATTGACATAAAACCATCAAATTAATTTACACATACAATAGTCTTCTATAATTTGGTTACTTTCACACACACTCTTGTCTTAACTTCATATTTTCCCAACACAAAAACTGAAAATGATTAGCACCGAAAAAAGAAACCGTAAAATGATACCCAATTATTAAATTGTCACCAAAAAAGGAAAACCAATTAACTCGAAATAATTAAAGGTGGGAGCGCCCAAAGCAGAAAAGGTAACCCAACCCCCCTAACAGACTCTCTCTCTCTCACTAAAACCCCATTTTACAAAAACAAGAACAAGAAGAAGAGCAGAGAGAGAGAGAGAGAGAGCTTGAGCTTTATCGCAGAGAAGGAACCCACTCGGAAACAAAGACGGGCTTTCAAAGCTTAATTGCTTTTGCTTCGTCTTCTTCTTCGTCTTCTTCTTCTTCTTTCTCTCACAACGCGACGAAAATCCACAGAGCAAACTAAATTTTATTACTATTTTTTTCATCATCATCTTGTTGTGGTTTTCGTCGTCTTTGCTTTCTTGTTTTCCGATCGGATCTGAAGCTCTCTTCAGACTCTAAAGTCATTTCACTTTCTCTCTCTCACCAGCCATGCAACAGCTCTGCTCTGCTTTCTGATCAGGTAAAAACCCGGTCTCTGCTTCTTTTGACTCGAAATAAGAGTTGGGTTTTTGGTTTGAATCGAAATTGGAAACTGGTTTTTGGGTTTATGAGGATTTTGGGGTTCTGAAATGAAGTTGGAAATGGCGGTTTGGGTTTTGGGGGAAATCGTTAAAGATATGTTCTTTGAGTGATTGAATTCGATTCTGTAATTCGGTCTCTGAATTAAGCTTGATTCTGATTGTGTATTTTAAGGCTGTGGATTTAATGGGTTTCGTTTCTTGAATCAAATCTTGGTGTTTTTGTGGATGTGGTTGTCTTTGATTGTATAGCTGTGCATATATTTAGTTTTGTTTGAATTTACTACAGTTAATATGTGATTCTGTTACGTTTTAGGTTATTAATGACCTTTGTAGAGAGATATTGTTCATCTGTTATAATCTGTGTGGCGAATTTGAATTTGCAGTGGGAGTTCTTGTGTGCTAGTTATGGATTCTCTGGCTGACGGGGTCATTTCTGTACCCAAGGTTCGTTATTCGGCACCTGAGGGAGGCAGTAACATTCGTTCGACAACTGGGACTCCTCGTCCCTCTCATCCTCCATCTCCGAAACAATTGAGAAGTGAAGTGGCTTCATCCACGTCTAGTGTGGCGGCTCATGCTTATGAAGTGAAGACAGTAGGCTATTCAAATGGTTCTGTAATTAATCCCAACAAGGCACCTAACCATAGCGCGCAGCAGGAAGATTTACTCAGTATGGGGAAACGGTACCAGGGTTCGAGTAAAGGCAAAGTTGAACATGGAGGCACGGATGATGTTCTTGTTGATCCAGCCGAAAGCTCTTATCAGAGCAAGGTTTCTATGGTGGAAGCAAAACCTCCCGTCCAGCATCCTGTTGATGATTCTGAGGAATTTGGTTCAAGCGGCTTACCAGAATCTAGGAATTATGTTTTAGGTCCGGGTAAAGGAGTTGCCGGACGGAAAAATGGCAACTTAGTTTCTCATTCAGGAGTAGGGACTGCCTATTGTCCAAGCCCTCAGAACAGCTTATATTCTGCTGCTCCCACTCTCTATTGTGAAGCCAAACAGAGTTTTACCAATACTGAAGTTAGTGAATGTACAAGCAGCATTGAGAAGTCTGCTGAAACTGAAAGTGAGGTCACTAATTCCTGTGAGCTTATCGAGAGCAGAAAGACCAGTATGTATAGAGGCAGCACCGGAAGTGATGTTAGTGATGAGAGCAGCTCCAGTAGTTTGAGCAATAACATGTACAAGCCCCACAAGGCGAATGATGTGAGATGGGAAGCAATTCAAGCTGTCCGAGATCATGATGGGATGCTGGGTTTGAATCATTTCAGGTTGGTGAAGAGACTGGGATGTGGAGATATAGGCAGTGTTTATTTGTCTGAACTGTCAGGCACTAGAACTTGTTTTGCCATGAAGGTTATGGATAAAGCACAACTGGCAGGTCGCAAAAAGCTTTTGAGGGCTCAGACAGAAAGAGAGATACTACAGTCTCTGGATCACCCTTTCCTGCCCACATTGTACTCCCACTTTGAGACAGAGAAGTTCACATGCTTGTTGATGGAGTATTGCCCTGGAGGTGATCTGCATGCACTTAGGCAAAAACAACCTGGAAAGTATTTTCCGGAGCATGCTGCCAGGTTAGATATTCCTTTCCAGTTTCCGCTTCTCGTTTCAGTATATTATAATGACGACATGTATCACCTTATTTCCTTAATCACATGGATATTTACAAATGACTACCGTTAGACTTTGTAACTTGAGATAATCTTGGACCAGAAAAACCTTTGCTCAGAAAATTGTACAAATTGTCAACTTATGTACATTTTAGCATTTCTGAACATACAGTTCCTGTCTATAACTTGTAAGAACATATTGTTAGGTTTGGTGTATTCTGGGGCTTTCAGTGAAATGTGTGGTGTATGTGATTGTTAAATGTTTCTTTTGTGAACTTGATTGTTTGAATGTAGAAATCCATTTCTGTCTTGTTTACACACACACATACAAAAGAGAAGTAAAAAGTAGAGAGACAGCAAGTATCAGCATATGTTTATTGACTGAGGGGATAACATGCTAATAAGAATAATTCTTATTCATTGCACAGGTTTTATGTGGCTGAAGTTCTGCTTGCTTTGGAGTATTTGCATATGCTTGGGATCATTTACAGAGACCTCAAACCAGAGAATGTTTTAGTGAGGGAAGATGGACATATAATGCTTTCAGATTTTGACCTTTCATTAAGATGTGCTGTTTCCCCCACCCTGGTTAGATCTTCAATCGCAAGCATGGAGACAAAGAAATCAGCATATTGTGTTCAGCCTGCATGCATCGAGCCAACTTGTGTAATGCAGCCAGATTGCATTACGCCAGCTTGCTTTGCTCCACGCTTTTTCTCAAGCAAGCCCAAGAAGGAGAAGAAGAAGACCAAACCAAAGAATGACATATATAATCAAGTGAGCCCTCTCCCTGAGCTTATTGCAGAACCAACAAGTGCTAGATCAATGTCCTTTGTGGGAACACACGAGTACCTGGCACCTGAAATCATTAAAGGTGAAGGCCATGGAAGTGCTGTGGATTGGTGGACATTTGGGATCTTTCTCTATGAGCTTTTATTTGGCAAAACTCCATTCAAGGGAGCAGGGAACCGAGCTACTTTGTTTAATGTGGTTGGGCAGCCTTTAAGATTTCCAGAGTCGCCTAGTGTCAGCTTTGCAGCGAGGGACTTGATCAGAGGTCTACTTGTGAAAGAGCCACAGCATCGTCTTGCTTATCGGCGTGGGGCTACAGAAGTGAAACAGCATCCGTTTTTCCAGAGTGTGAATTGGGCACTAATCCGGTGTACAAATCCGCCTTCGGTGCCACCAAAACAGAACCCGTTGGACATTTCTCCACGACCTGATACTCCGAAAGCAGCCAGCACAGACGGGAAGGTACCAGGTGTTGATTTGAAGCCTTCTGGTAATTATATAGAGATTGATTTCTTTTGATTCTTCCTATCCTTTGTTTTCTTTGGATGAACCAAGCTCCAACCGATTCATATGGGGTGCTACAAATCAATGGTTACTTTCCATTGCAAGGAATATACAATTTTTGTAGTTCCTTTGATTTGCAAATGTAAAACTGCACCATTATCATGGTAAGCTCTCGATTTTACAGCATTGAAGAAAAGCATTGATTGAAAATGAAGAATGAAGTTTCTGATATTTTCCTTTTCCTACAAGTTTGATTGATTAGTCTAATTTTGACGTCATCTTTAATTTAACCAATATTAAAAGGCTGTCCAAATTGGGCTCTGGCTTGACTTTGATCAATAATTATTCTAAGGTCTCTTTCATGAAGGCCCAAAAATATAAATTCTAGAAACATTTCTATAATTTAGCAATTTCCGTGCCACCTAAACTTCTTTAGATCCACGCGCTTCCACCCAACTTTCCCGGCACCGCCAGCT of the Fragaria vesca subsp. vesca linkage group LG6, FraVesHawaii_1.0, whole genome shotgun sequence genome contains:
- the LOC101304988 gene encoding protein kinase PVPK-1-like → MDSLADGVISVPKVRYSAPEGGSNIRSTTGTPRPSHPPSPKQLRSEVASSTSSVAAHAYEVKTVGYSNGSVINPNKAPNHSAQQEDLLSMGKRYQGSSKGKVEHGGTDDVLVDPAESSYQSKVSMVEAKPPVQHPVDDSEEFGSSGLPESRNYVLGPGKGVAGRKNGNLVSHSGVGTAYCPSPQNSLYSAAPTLYCEAKQSFTNTEVSECTSSIEKSAETESEVTNSCELIESRKTSMYRGSTGSDVSDESSSSSLSNNMYKPHKANDVRWEAIQAVRDHDGMLGLNHFRLVKRLGCGDIGSVYLSELSGTRTCFAMKVMDKAQLAGRKKLLRAQTEREILQSLDHPFLPTLYSHFETEKFTCLLMEYCPGGDLHALRQKQPGKYFPEHAARFYVAEVLLALEYLHMLGIIYRDLKPENVLVREDGHIMLSDFDLSLRCAVSPTLVRSSIASMETKKSAYCVQPACIEPTCVMQPDCITPACFAPRFFSSKPKKEKKKTKPKNDIYNQVSPLPELIAEPTSARSMSFVGTHEYLAPEIIKGEGHGSAVDWWTFGIFLYELLFGKTPFKGAGNRATLFNVVGQPLRFPESPSVSFAARDLIRGLLVKEPQHRLAYRRGATEVKQHPFFQSVNWALIRCTNPPSVPPKQNPLDISPRPDTPKAASTDGKVPGVDLKPSGNYIEIDFF